The genomic stretch TTTCGTCTATGGCGGAATCCATATTACTTACCAGGTCACACAAAAAATGGTAGTATCCCAATCCGTGAGTGATATCTGTCCAGTGGTAAAGCTGGGAAAGTGGTTTCAGCATTCTTTGAATGGCAATATTATGTCCCCTGAAAGGTAGCATTGCTTCACTTTTGGCTTTTAATTCCGCCAGCAGTTTTTTTAAGCGTTCCGGTTCTTCAAATAGCGGTTTTAAGGCAAAGTCGGAGGAAAGCTCCATCATTTTTCCGAATTTATCTTTAACCGCCTTACCGCGTAAAACAATCTTGGGCAAAATATCATCCGGGGTTTGGTAACTGTTAAAAAGAGCTATATCCAAATAAATTCCACCGGTATTACTGTCAATTTCCGTAGCGCGTTTGGTATAGCTATAGTTTTCGCTGTTCATCCATTCCACTAATTGAGTGTAAAGTTCAATCCAGGGCAGGTCTTCTTCTTCTGCATAAGCAAGGTCAAAGTAGGTCTTAAAATAGACAATTCCATTTGTGGTTACCGGATGTTTCAGCACCTTAATTCCATTCCAGGTTTCTTCTTCAGTGGGATAGCGTTTGGCTTGAGGATTAAGGTCTTTTAAAGAAAGCATCGGAATCTTTTCCAGATTCTCTCTTTTTTCGGGTTCTTCCTGCCATTTTACCAGTTGCCGGTTAAATTCAATCAGTTTGGCGATTTCTTTTTTCTTCATTTTTTTCTTCAGCGCAGCTAATTTATCAGCGGTTTCCTGTTCCATTTTCTGAATTAAACCGGGAACAGGAACAAAGGTAATTTGGCTGGAATGTTTATTTTTCAGCAATGCCTTTTCCAGCAATTCTTCAAAATAGGGTTCTTTCAATCCCTTACGCAGTTCTTTCAGCATTGGTTCAAAGGCAAGTTTATCCAAAGGATTGCCGTTATGCATCCAAAGTCCTTGGGAATTAAGAGCATAAATCAAACCCTTGGGATAGTATCTATATTCAGATTCCCGCAAGGAAAATTCCGTTTTATTGATTACTGCCTCAATCAGGTTTTTATCCAAACCTTCTTTCGCTATTCTTTTCAATTCCTGCTTAATCAGTTTTGCCAGGGCATCAATGTTTTCCTGTTTCACTTGTTTACACAGAAGAAAGATAGTTGGTTGCAGCATATCTTCATCCACGGAAATTGAGCTGTCTTTGGCATAGCCGGATTCCTGAATTGCCTTTTTTAAAGGTGAAGCAGGGCTATCCATCAGCATTTCGGCTAATGCTTTTAATGCTTGAGGCAGATATTTATCGGTAATTTGTCCATAAGTCCAGTTCAAAGAAAGATAATATTGGTCTTCAATATTTTTGCCTTCTTCAACGGGGATTTCCATATTCAAAACTTTGGTTTTACTGAAGGGTTTTTGCAGCGGAACTTGCACTTTTTGCTGATTATCTTCAAATTGGGATAAGTATTCCTCATCAATAACTTTAAGCGCCTGCTCAATATCCATATCTCCGTAAAGGGTTATTTTACTGTTTGCGGGATGATAATATTTGCTGTGGAAGGCAAGAAACTTTTCATAAGTAAGTTCCGGTATCGCATCAGGATCGCCTCCACTTTCAAAACCGTAAGGTGTATCAGGGAATTGTGCCTGTTTGCTTTTCCTGCCGATATTACTTTCCGGAGAAGAAAAAGCACCTTTCATTTCGTTATAAACAACTCCGCGATAATTCAGGGGAGCATCTTCAGCAGTTAATTCCAAATGCCAGCCCTCTTGGTGAAAGATATTAGGTTCAGCGTATATATTGGGAAAAAATACTGCATCCAGGTAAACCCGCATCAAATTTATAAAATCCTTATCATTTGTGCTGGCTACGGGGTAGCAGGTCATATCGGAAAAAGTCATAGCATTAACGAAAGTATTCATACTTCCTTTAACCAGTTCCATAAAAGTACTTTTGGCGGGGTAGTTTTTACTTCCGTTTAGGACAGAATGTTCCAAAATATGAGGACAGCCGCTGTTATTTTCCGGAACTGTCTTGAATCCAATCATAAAAACCTTGTTATTATCAGCGCATTGATAGTGAATAAGTTCAGCGCCGCTTTGCAAATGCTGATAGCGGTAAGCAGTGGTCTTTATCTCTTTAATTTCCCTTTTTTCAATCAGCTGGAAGCCGGAGAGCAACTTTTTTTGTTTCATTTATCACCTCTTATATCAATTTATAGTCCTGCAAACATTGTTTTAACAGAGCACGATTATTTTCCAGTAAAGGACACATCGGACTGCGGAAAACCAAAGATATTATTCCCATCATTGCCAGTGCCTCTTTTGCGGGAATAGGATTGGTTTCAATAAACATCATTTCATTTAAGCGAGCCAAATATTGATGTTGTTTAGCAGCAGTAACAAAATCACCCTGCAAACAAGTAGCTATATGTTCACTCATTAGTTTAGGAGCCACATTAGCTGTAACGGAAATAGTTCCTTTCGCACCAACTGCAATTAAAGGAAGGTTCAAAGCATCTTCTCCACACATAAGGGAAAAATTTTCCGGGGCATCACGCACAATTTGAGTTGCTTGCACTAAATTTCCGGTTGCTTCTTTAATTCCTGCAATGTTTGGATAGGTCTTTGCCAGTTCAACAGTCGTAGCTGCGGTCATATTTACTCCCGTCCTTCCAGGGACATTATAAATTACAATGGGAATATCTACTTTGGAAGCAATCGTGCCAAAGTATTCCAGCATTCCTTTTTGCGTGGGCTTGATGTAATAGGGAGTAATAATTAAAGCATAATCAGCTCCCAGTTCTTTTGCTTTTTGAGTGGCAGCCAGGGTCTGATGCAAATTGTTTGTTCCCGTGCCAATTATCACAGGTAACTTGCCGTCAATCTTTCTCAAAGCAAAACGCAACAGAGCATCTTTTTCATCGGAAGCCAAAGCACTTGTTTCCGCAGTTGTTCCTAAAAGTAAGATACCGGTTGTTCCATTATCCAGATGAAACTGGATAAGGTCTTCCAAAGCAGTCCAGTCAATACTGCCATTTTTGAAAGGAGTAATCAGGGCAACATAAGTTCCTTGCAGCATTTTTTTTACCTCCAAGGTTATCTATCCTTATCTCTAAACATATTTTATTCCATTTTAGCCAAAGAGAGCATTTTCGTCAATCAAAAAAAGAGGAAAGGGTTATTCTTTTAAGCAATTTACTTCTCCGGATAATGCTGCATCGCTTCCCCCTGCTTTTACCTAAGGAAAATATACAAAAACCCAATAGACATCCCGCAAAATAGCAAAACAGGTCACTTATCCGAAAACCAAAACCCAAAAGCAAACCCCCGATAAGCGTGGCACGAATTGTTTCCAGCCAGGCAGGATGCCACAATTGACTAAGCTCTATTAAACAGGAAAAATTATAGGTAATCAGCCCTATCTCCCAATTTCTTTGCCGGGGAAAAAGCCACCTAAAAATAGCAAAAAAAGCCAAAGCCCACATTGTATCGCCGGTATAAGCAACAAAAAATTGCGGCAAAATATTTGCTCCTTTGCGCGAAGCAATTCCCAAAATTGCGCTTAATACAAAAACCGCAAAAGGAAATCCCCCTTTCAGAACACTTTTGCCTGCGTTATTTTTTTTCATTCGCTTCGCTACCTTGAATTTCGTCCTTTCTCTTCATCTGAAAAACAAAAACAATATCTCCCAAACAAGTATTTCAGTCAAGGACTTTGTATGCTGATTACTATCTTGGAAATACAGACCTGCAGCTAAATTTTATCCGGATCCCTACTTGCACCGGAATCCGCAGTGGACCGGAAAATACTTATGTAAGATCAAGATGAAAACTATATAAGATAGATTATATTATTAAACTAATCATACTATCTATGTAACTAGGGTCTTCCATAAAAACCACATTTTTCTTTAGATACTCTTCTGGATCATAACCTCGGAGCTTTAGCTCTTATTTGGGGGTCCCTGACAGTATCCAGCAACTAAGGATTACTTTAGGATCAGTTTATTGGTAAATTTATGGGTTTTTAGAGTAGTTTTGCGTGCCATTACTTTTTTCTCTTGGGGCTTTTCTTTTCCAGTTGTTTCACTTCTTCAACCACTTCCACAAAGTGCTTTTCCACTTCAGTCGGATGGGTAAGCTGTTCCTGCTGCCATTTGTCATATTCCAGGCGGGCTTTTTGCAGTGCCTCTTCGTGAGATACCTTGTCACAATGTTTCAGAATATCCCTGCCGTTCAGTTTAAGAAACTCGTCCAGTTTGATAATCCAATCCTGCATCCGCATAGGTTTCCTGTTTAATGCCTGTAATTCCGCAAAATCCAGATACATAGTGACAATCCGGTTCAGGATATCCAGTTCCTGCTCATTCAGGTAGTTCTTGGCAATTTCGGCATCTGTCTTCCGTGGCTGTTCTCCACTCCAACTGGTGAGCCCCAGAAAGGGCTTTTGGGCATCTGCTCTGGCATAGATGATTTCTGCTGCCGTATGTCCATGACTTGCCCAGTGCATCTTGTTCTGGATGACCTTAAAGAAGTCCCGGGAAACCTCTGCCCTGGGGTCATAATCTATGCTGGTAGCATAAATATCCAGCACTTTACGCCAGAATATTTTCTCTGAGGAGCGGATATCCCTGATACGGGCAAGCAACTCATCAAAGTAATTGCCACCTCCCATTTGCTTCAGGCGTTCATC from Candidatus Cloacimonas sp. encodes the following:
- a CDS encoding insulinase family protein — encoded protein: MKQKKLLSGFQLIEKREIKEIKTTAYRYQHLQSGAELIHYQCADNNKVFMIGFKTVPENNSGCPHILEHSVLNGSKNYPAKSTFMELVKGSMNTFVNAMTFSDMTCYPVASTNDKDFINLMRVYLDAVFFPNIYAEPNIFHQEGWHLELTAEDAPLNYRGVVYNEMKGAFSSPESNIGRKSKQAQFPDTPYGFESGGDPDAIPELTYEKFLAFHSKYYHPANSKITLYGDMDIEQALKVIDEEYLSQFEDNQQKVQVPLQKPFSKTKVLNMEIPVEEGKNIEDQYYLSLNWTYGQITDKYLPQALKALAEMLMDSPASPLKKAIQESGYAKDSSISVDEDMLQPTIFLLCKQVKQENIDALAKLIKQELKRIAKEGLDKNLIEAVINKTEFSLRESEYRYYPKGLIYALNSQGLWMHNGNPLDKLAFEPMLKELRKGLKEPYFEELLEKALLKNKHSSQITFVPVPGLIQKMEQETADKLAALKKKMKKKEIAKLIEFNRQLVKWQEEPEKRENLEKIPMLSLKDLNPQAKRYPTEEETWNGIKVLKHPVTTNGIVYFKTYFDLAYAEEEDLPWIELYTQLVEWMNSENYSYTKRATEIDSNTGGIYLDIALFNSYQTPDDILPKIVLRGKAVKDKFGKMMELSSDFALKPLFEEPERLKKLLAELKAKSEAMLPFRGHNIAIQRMLKPLSQLYHWTDITHGLGYYHFLCDLVSNMDSAIDEIIEELNWIKKTFFTTHNLLISITADAELIPSAVDELGTLVDSISPEAFAPVESHFAVRDFNEGIYAPVQVQFCAKGGNFFRKGYSYSGKLRVLNNILKNNYLYQELRVKGGAYGNMSDFTLGGYVFFVSYRDPNLRETLEIYNTIPEFLRNFDCNKREFDKYIIGEISLLDFPLTPEGIGDKADEDYITGFTFEDRQQIRDEVLAAKIEDIRNYAELVEAVMSKNHYAVFGSETKVKEAAELFDAIIPALK
- the dapA gene encoding 4-hydroxy-tetrahydrodipicolinate synthase, producing the protein MLQGTYVALITPFKNGSIDWTALEDLIQFHLDNGTTGILLLGTTAETSALASDEKDALLRFALRKIDGKLPVIIGTGTNNLHQTLAATQKAKELGADYALIITPYYIKPTQKGMLEYFGTIASKVDIPIVIYNVPGRTGVNMTAATTVELAKTYPNIAGIKEATGNLVQATQIVRDAPENFSLMCGEDALNLPLIAVGAKGTISVTANVAPKLMSEHIATCLQGDFVTAAKQHQYLARLNEMMFIETNPIPAKEALAMMGIISLVFRSPMCPLLENNRALLKQCLQDYKLI
- a CDS encoding DUF2809 domain-containing protein, coding for MKKNNAGKSVLKGGFPFAVFVLSAILGIASRKGANILPQFFVAYTGDTMWALAFFAIFRWLFPRQRNWEIGLITYNFSCLIELSQLWHPAWLETIRATLIGGLLLGFGFRISDLFCYFAGCLLGFCIFSLGKSRGKRCSIIRRSKLLKRITLSSFFD
- a CDS encoding virulence RhuM family protein, translating into MEQKNLPAKSEFLLYQSKDGKTKIQTRIYNESIWLSLKELSELFGIDKSGISRHLKNIFETGELTREAVVAFFAITASDGKTYKVEHFNLDAIISIGYRVNSIIGTHFRQWATQRLREYIIKGFTLDDERLKQMGGGNYFDELLARIRDIRSSEKIFWRKVLDIYATSIDYDPRAEVSRDFFKVIQNKMHWASHGHTAAEIIYARADAQKPFLGLTSWSGEQPRKTDAEIAKNYLNEQELDILNRIVTMYLDFAELQALNRKPMRMQDWIIKLDEFLKLNGRDILKHCDKVSHEEALQKARLEYDKWQQEQLTHPTEVEKHFVEVVEEVKQLEKKSPKRKK